From Thermoanaerobaculia bacterium:
CTCTGGGAGGGGCACCGGATCGAGGACGTCGCCACTCCGGAGGCGTTCGCGGAGGATCCGGAGCGGGTCTGGCGTTTCTACGAGGCGCGCCGGCGCCATGCCCGGGACGCCCGGCCGAATCCGGGACACGCGGCGCTCGCGGCGATGGAGGAGAAGTTTCCCGGGTTCCTCCTCGCCACCCAGAACGTCGATGGTCTCCACCGCCGCGCCGGCAGCCGCAACGTCGTCGAGCTCCACGGGTCGATCGAGCGCCGTTACTGCGTCCGGTGCCGCCGGATGGCGGAGGACCTCGAGCCTCTCGAGATCCTTCCGCCGCCGTGCGCGGGATGCGGCGGGATCATGAGACCCGACATCGTGTGGTTCGGAGAGCCGCTGCCGGTCGAGGCCTGGGCGGACGCTCAGGACGCCGCGCGCGCCGCCGACGTCTACCTCGTCGTCGGCACTTCCGCGGAGGTCTATCCGGCGGCGGGGCTCGCGCTGATCGCCGCGGACGCGGGCGCCGAGGTCTTCGAGATCAATCCGGCGGAGACGGCGCTCTCTCCCGTCTTCGCGGGCGCGATCCGCGAGCCTTCCGGCGTCGCTCTGCCTCGGATCCTTTCCGCTCTCGAAGAGTAGAATCGCGCCGGAGGGGAAACGTGCCGCTTCGCGAGTTCGCCTGCGACGAATGCCGCCATCGATTCGAGGAGCTGGTCTCGGAGGGCGAGAGGACCGCGTGCCCCGCCTGCGGCAGCGCGCATCTGACCCGCCGCTTCTCCGCTTTCGCCGTCGCGAGCTCCGGTGCCCGCCCGAAGCCGGAGACCCGGGGCGGCTGCGGGTCGTGCGGAGACCCCCGGGGACCCGGAGCTTGCCGGCTGGACTGATCCGGATCCGTCCGATGACGCGCGGGCGCGTCTTCGCGGCCCGGGCGATCGCGATCGCCGCCGACTTCCTCCAGATCGCCGTTTTCCCCGCGTTCTCCGAGGGGGGCGTCTCTCCCCTCGACGCCGGGCTCGACGTCGCCGTCGCGGGACTCATGACCTGGCTCGTCGGCTGGCACTGGGCGTTCCTCCCCTCCTTCGCGGCGGAGCTCGTGCCGCTCGTGGATCTCGTGCCGACGTGGACCGCCGCCGTCCTGATCGCGACGCGGCCGTCGAGGCGCA
This genomic window contains:
- a CDS encoding Sir2 family NAD-dependent protein deacetylase, which gives rise to LWEGHRIEDVATPEAFAEDPERVWRFYEARRRHARDARPNPGHAALAAMEEKFPGFLLATQNVDGLHRRAGSRNVVELHGSIERRYCVRCRRMAEDLEPLEILPPPCAGCGGIMRPDIVWFGEPLPVEAWADAQDAARAADVYLVVGTSAEVYPAAGLALIAADAGAEVFEINPAETALSPVFAGAIREPSGVALPRILSALEE